The genomic region CCGCCAAGCCGAATTGGAACAGTGATGAAACGACCAATAGCGTGGCGAGCGTAGCCGGGCCCGCTTGATCTAACGCCAGAAGCGCGATAGCAAGATAGCTGGGGGCCGCGCCGGCCATCAAGATGTTGCCGCCGCCGATAGAACCGAATCGCGCCGCCTGGAGTGCGGTGGCGATGCCGCTGACGGCAACCGCCGCCAAAACTGACCACGTCACGTAGCCGTCACCCAGTCCCGACGCACGAGCGAATAGCAACATGGTCAGCACGGTTGGCGGCAAGGAGAGCAGGACGCCCTGAAACCCCACACCAAGCGTCAGCCCTAGGGAACAGGACTCGTCCGGTTCATGGGTCACGCCGTCAATCGTTTTCACGGCATCCTACTTATGGAACTACACGAATGTCGCACGCCGTCATGAAGAAATAACGCAGGTTCCTGCTATGATCTAAGTCCCACTGCTCCGGCGTCATGTCGAGGAGGGAATTGAATGACGCTTGACCGACGATGGTTACCAGCACATCAAGGCCGCCAAGTTCACGCTCGGCGCGCGTAACGACCTCCTTGACCTGACTATCGTCGAGCACGTTGCCCACGATCGAGGCCGAGGTTTGGCCGAGATCGGCGACAGCGTTGGCGACGCGGTCGGCACGCTCCTTCAACACGTCGGCGACGGCAACCCCGCAGCCGGCGCGGGCGAGGAACATTGCCGTGCTTTCGCCCATGCCCTGGCCGCCGCCCACGACAAGCGCCGCCTTGCCTTCGAGCTGAAAGAGTGATGAGTCCATGCGTTGCCTCGCACTACCCACGCACCACAACCGCGTAATGCGGTTCGTTGCAGTCTACCAGCGAATTAAGCCCGCATCAAACCTCAGATGACTAAGAGAAATGATACGCGGAGGTTGCATGAGTAAGTCTCGCGGACGCAGTCCGGCCTCGACTTGGGTCGACTCCCGCACCTAACTCACTCGACGTAGACCTCTGCCGGGTTGCTTTGGCACGCAACGCGCGCAGGAGGTCCCCACCTTGGCAGGCAACCACATTTCGAGTGTCGTGACCGCTTGGCGCGGTGCTACCAATGGAAAACTCGTCAACGCAGAGTGGCGGAACCTGATTGCGCCCGATCGACACCTATGTTCGTTGCGCCCGCTCGAAATGGTACGTGTTGGCAAGTTCGTTGACAGCATACCCGGTCCGAATGCACTGCCGAAGATTAAGGTTCTCCAATTCCATCATTCCTGTAGATGTCAGGTAATTCGTTGACAGATTTGAGAAAAAGCAACTCTACGCAGGACTATACAAGCATAGTACGCATGTCATTCCGAACAAAGCGCAGCGGCGTGAGGAATCTAAGGGGAATTATATACCAAAGTAAACAGACGTACTAGAGCGTGTACTCCATTTGCGGCAATCCCGGCTGTGTCATAGGCTTGCCGGTGAACGGGTCTAACATAGGTGGT from Chloroflexota bacterium harbors:
- a CDS encoding SDR family NAD(P)-dependent oxidoreductase, whose translation is MDSSLFQLEGKAALVVGGGQGMGESTAMFLARAGCGVAVADVLKERADRVANAVADLGQTSASIVGNVLDDSQVKEVVTRAERELGGLDVLVTIVGQASFNSLLDMTPEQWDLDHSRNLRYFFMTACDIRVVP